Proteins from one Nitrospirota bacterium genomic window:
- a CDS encoding acetyl-CoA decarbonylase/synthase complex subunit gamma: MALTGVEIFKLLPKTNCKKCGFPTCLAFAMKLAQRQASLDACPDVSDEARQKLGEASAPPIRPITFGIGERSIKLGEETVLFRHDKRFVNPCAFALEIKDTLPESEIIKKVDEVLHSEIDRVGQKLRIDAIALFNDSNDAGKFEYAVKTIITKAPEVPLIICTVNPQSAESALKLCADKRPIVYGVNKDNVEQIVPIVKKYNAIAGVTVSSTNGGFEALVSLTEKLQSSGISDMVIDSGARKANEILEHNTLIRRSAIKKNFKPLGFPVITFAQREDSLTEALIAGLATIKYSSIIVLSSIEKWKNIVLFTLRQNIYTDPQVPMQVEQKIYKLGEPTPDSPLMITTNFSLTYFIVSGEIENSRIPSYLAVMDCEGLSVLTAWAAGKFTAGKIAQFIKESGVEKEIKHRELIIPGYVAILSGAIEDKLDGWKVTVGPREANGIPAFLRVRTA, encoded by the coding sequence ATGGCTTTAACCGGTGTTGAGATATTTAAGCTGTTACCAAAAACAAACTGTAAAAAATGCGGATTTCCCACGTGTCTTGCTTTTGCAATGAAACTGGCACAGAGGCAAGCGTCGCTGGATGCATGTCCTGATGTCTCTGATGAAGCCAGACAAAAACTCGGAGAGGCTTCTGCACCACCAATAAGACCTATCACTTTTGGCATTGGTGAAAGATCTATAAAATTGGGGGAAGAGACTGTCCTTTTTAGACACGATAAAAGATTTGTTAATCCCTGTGCATTTGCATTAGAGATTAAAGACACACTTCCAGAGTCTGAAATAATAAAGAAGGTTGATGAAGTGCTTCATTCAGAAATTGACAGAGTGGGACAGAAACTAAGGATAGATGCGATAGCCCTTTTTAATGATTCAAATGATGCAGGAAAGTTTGAGTATGCTGTTAAGACGATTATTACAAAAGCACCTGAAGTGCCTCTGATTATTTGCACAGTTAACCCGCAATCTGCTGAGTCTGCGTTGAAGCTTTGTGCTGATAAAAGGCCTATAGTTTATGGAGTAAACAAAGACAATGTTGAACAGATAGTGCCAATTGTAAAAAAATACAATGCAATTGCTGGTGTTACTGTCTCATCAACTAATGGTGGTTTTGAAGCTCTCGTTTCATTAACAGAAAAGCTTCAATCTTCAGGAATATCTGATATGGTAATAGATTCAGGTGCAAGAAAGGCAAACGAAATATTGGAACATAACACATTGATAAGAAGATCAGCCATAAAAAAGAATTTTAAACCACTTGGATTCCCTGTGATCACTTTTGCTCAACGAGAAGACAGTCTTACAGAAGCACTTATAGCAGGTCTCGCTACTATAAAGTACTCTTCAATTATTGTTCTTAGCAGCATCGAAAAATGGAAGAACATAGTTCTGTTTACATTAAGACAGAATATTTACACAGATCCACAGGTCCCTATGCAGGTTGAACAGAAAATTTATAAACTTGGCGAACCAACTCCTGATTCCCCACTTATGATAACAACTAATTTCTCACTTACATACTTCATTGTTTCAGGAGAAATAGAAAACAGCAGGATCCCGAGTTATCTTGCTGTAATGGACTGCGAAGGACTTTCTGTTCTTACTGCGTGGGCAGCCGGAAAATTTACAGCAGGAAAGATTGCGCAATTCATCAAGGAAAGCGGAGTAGAGAAAGAAATAAAACATCGAGAATTAATAATTCCTGGATATGTAGCAATACTAAGTGGGGCAATTGAAGATAAACTTGATGGGTGGAAAGTCACTGTAGGACCAAGAGAAGCAAATGGCATTCCTGCATTTTTAAGAGTAAGGACAGCATAG
- a CDS encoding acetyl-CoA decarbonylase/synthase complex subunit delta, protein MAFTPPKETYSGKVYQVSIGDDPKEIKFGGENVLNLHVFDGSCPNRPLIAYEIQDVPPIDWPENLQKLYDGVSNDPVSWAKFCQNDLHAKTIALRLISTHPDRENSPPEHAAKTVREVLSAVDVPLIILGSNHAEKDASILIAAAEAAKGRNCIIGKAQEANYKTIAAAAMAHNHKLIAMSELDINLSKQLNILITQMGFDKERIIIDPMCSALGYGLEYTYSVMERIRLAALTQNDVTMQQPLLGDIGMYVWKVKETQATEDEVPQWGNVSDRGIAWEAVTAMSLLIAGAELLIMRHPKAVEGVEKIIDELIG, encoded by the coding sequence ATGGCTTTTACCCCACCGAAAGAGACATATTCAGGGAAAGTTTATCAAGTATCTATCGGAGATGATCCAAAAGAAATAAAATTCGGAGGGGAGAATGTCCTTAACCTCCATGTTTTTGATGGATCATGTCCTAATAGACCTTTAATCGCTTATGAAATACAGGATGTGCCTCCAATTGACTGGCCTGAAAATTTACAAAAACTATATGATGGTGTATCAAACGATCCTGTATCATGGGCAAAGTTTTGTCAGAATGATTTGCATGCTAAAACTATAGCGCTGAGGTTGATAAGCACACACCCAGACAGAGAAAATAGTCCACCTGAACATGCTGCTAAGACGGTAAGAGAAGTCCTTTCAGCAGTTGATGTTCCTTTAATTATACTTGGCAGTAACCATGCAGAGAAAGATGCTTCTATTTTGATTGCAGCTGCGGAGGCAGCAAAAGGAAGAAATTGTATAATTGGGAAGGCGCAGGAAGCAAATTACAAAACGATCGCTGCTGCTGCTATGGCACATAACCATAAATTAATTGCTATGTCCGAACTTGATATTAATCTATCAAAACAGTTGAATATTCTTATTACACAGATGGGTTTTGATAAAGAGAGAATTATTATCGATCCCATGTGTTCTGCCTTAGGTTATGGACTTGAATATACCTATTCAGTTATGGAGAGAATACGACTTGCAGCACTCACTCAGAACGATGTGACTATGCAGCAACCATTATTAGGGGATATAGGAATGTATGTATGGAAAGTAAAAGAAACTCAGGCCACTGAAGATGAAGTGCCACAATGGGGGAATGTTTCAGATAGAGGAATAGCATGGGAAGCTGTTACAGCAATGTCATTGCTTATTGCAGGAGCTGAACTTCTGATTATGAGGCATCCTAAAGCAGTTGAAGGAGTTGAGAAAATTATTGACGAATTAATAGGGTAG
- a CDS encoding dihydropteroate synthase, translating into MLIIGEKLSIIAKRVREALLKKDKGPIQDIAISQWKAGAGMIDANIGPAEDQGEEMMQWMVTTIQEVVPLPVCLDTTNYKAIEAGLKVHNNQWGRPLINSTSNDPERFPMLELAAKYNSQIIGLTVGKGGLPADAEERAALAAEIMARTSEYGVPLEDLYLDPLVLQVATSQDHALKVIKAVRIFQELNDPPMKTVVGLSNVSNGCPKHIRPILNNHFLSLLMYEGLTAVIADPHEITPTVKTINVIMGRTLYAHSYLEIH; encoded by the coding sequence ATGCTTATCATTGGAGAAAAATTAAGTATCATTGCTAAAAGAGTAAGAGAAGCATTATTGAAAAAGGATAAAGGACCGATACAGGATATTGCTATATCACAGTGGAAAGCTGGCGCGGGAATGATAGACGCAAATATCGGACCTGCTGAAGACCAAGGCGAAGAAATGATGCAATGGATGGTAACTACAATACAAGAAGTAGTCCCTTTGCCCGTTTGTCTTGATACAACAAATTATAAAGCAATTGAAGCTGGGCTAAAGGTGCATAATAATCAGTGGGGCAGGCCTCTTATCAATTCAACATCAAATGATCCCGAAAGGTTTCCGATGCTCGAACTTGCAGCAAAGTATAATTCTCAGATAATAGGTCTTACTGTTGGAAAAGGAGGTTTGCCTGCAGATGCAGAAGAAAGAGCTGCTTTAGCAGCAGAAATTATGGCAAGAACTTCAGAATATGGTGTTCCTCTTGAAGACTTATATCTGGATCCTCTGGTGTTGCAAGTGGCAACTTCCCAGGACCATGCATTGAAGGTCATAAAGGCTGTCAGGATTTTTCAAGAACTTAATGATCCACCAATGAAAACAGTAGTAGGTCTTAGTAATGTATCGAATGGGTGCCCAAAACACATAAGGCCGATATTAAATAATCATTTCCTTTCACTTTTGATGTATGAAGGTTTGACTGCTGTTATTGCTGATCCTCATGAGATTACTCCAACAGTAAAGACTATTAATGTCATTATGGGAAGGACTCTTTATGCTCATTCTTATTTAGAGATACATTAG
- a CDS encoding ribosome maturation factor RimP codes for MIQETKQKIKELATQVAEEYGVEIFDIELLGTGKILLRVIIDKEGGITLDDCERFSKRLGALLDIEDPIPGSYTLEISSPGLDRPLKNIRDFQISLGKLARIITTEKIENQNFFIGYISEINDDYVKLIVHGKEIKIPFEKISKARLEIEV; via the coding sequence ATGATTCAAGAAACGAAACAGAAAATAAAAGAATTAGCAACTCAGGTTGCTGAAGAATATGGAGTTGAAATCTTTGACATCGAGCTGCTCGGGACTGGAAAAATTTTACTAAGAGTGATTATTGATAAAGAGGGTGGTATTACACTTGATGACTGTGAAAGGTTCAGTAAGCGTCTCGGGGCTCTGCTCGATATTGAAGATCCAATCCCTGGTTCTTACACACTTGAAATTTCTTCACCTGGTCTCGACCGACCTCTAAAAAATATCAGGGATTTTCAGATTAGTTTGGGAAAATTGGCACGTATCATAACAACAGAAAAAATTGAAAATCAAAATTTTTTTATCGGATATATATCAGAAATAAATGATGATTATGTAAAATTAATAGTACATGGGAAGGAAATTAAAATCCCATTTGAAAAAATATCGAAAGCACGGCTGGAGATAGAAGTATAA
- the nusA gene encoding transcription termination/antitermination protein NusA: protein MSKELCFVIDQISREKGISRETLIETLRSALLSAVRKRFGGRTNINLQIDPKTCDILVFETKYIVSKVSNKDEEISLEDANKISPEASVGNTINIPLNFHDFSRIAAQTAKQVIFQRVREAERDVIYNEFKDKTGEIVSGVVMRKEKGFFYLNLGKTEAILPLKEMLPNENLKRGDNIRALIQDVRITPKGPAILVTRTSPQFVAALFKMEVPEINEGLVLIRNIVREPGERTKIAVYSKNPSIDPVGACVGMKGTRVQSIVRELRGERIDIIPWTDDPRELVARALSPASVDRIGINEDTKTAMVVVNDQQLSLAIGKKGQNVRLAMKLTGWDIDIISETEYSKMRIEEADKTFSPPSADG, encoded by the coding sequence ATGTCCAAAGAGCTTTGTTTTGTAATTGACCAAATAAGTAGAGAAAAGGGCATTTCGAGAGAGACGCTAATTGAAACACTGCGTTCAGCCCTACTTTCTGCTGTAAGGAAGAGGTTTGGAGGTAGGACAAATATTAATCTGCAGATAGATCCAAAGACCTGTGATATATTGGTGTTTGAAACAAAGTATATTGTATCAAAAGTATCAAATAAGGACGAGGAAATCTCATTGGAAGATGCAAACAAAATTTCACCTGAAGCATCGGTAGGAAACACTATCAATATACCATTGAATTTTCACGATTTCAGCAGAATCGCTGCTCAGACTGCAAAACAGGTTATATTCCAAAGGGTAAGAGAAGCTGAGAGAGATGTAATCTATAACGAATTCAAAGATAAGACAGGTGAGATAGTAAGCGGTGTTGTAATGAGAAAAGAAAAAGGATTTTTTTATTTAAATCTCGGGAAAACAGAAGCAATACTGCCTCTTAAAGAAATGCTTCCCAATGAGAATCTCAAAAGAGGAGATAACATACGAGCTTTAATACAAGATGTAAGAATTACTCCAAAAGGCCCTGCAATTCTGGTAACAAGGACAAGCCCACAGTTTGTCGCAGCCCTTTTCAAAATGGAGGTCCCTGAAATAAATGAAGGGCTTGTACTAATCAGGAACATAGTACGAGAACCGGGTGAAAGGACAAAAATTGCAGTCTATTCAAAGAATCCTTCTATTGACCCTGTCGGTGCTTGCGTGGGAATGAAAGGCACACGTGTTCAATCTATTGTAAGAGAACTCCGCGGTGAGAGAATAGACATCATTCCATGGACAGATGATCCAAGAGAACTCGTTGCAAGAGCACTCAGTCCTGCATCAGTGGACAGAATTGGCATAAACGAGGATACAAAAACAGCAATGGTAGTCGTTAATGACCAACAACTATCCCTTGCAATAGGTAAAAAAGGCCAAAATGTTAGACTTGCGATGAAACTAACCGGCTGGGATATTGATATCATTAGCGAAACAGAATATTCCAAAATGAGAATAGAAGAGGCGGATAAGACATTTTCACCTCCTTCTGCTGATGGATAA
- the recG gene encoding ATP-dependent DNA helicase RecG, with product MDKDPSDFQIQYIKGVGPYRAKLLTRLGIKTVKDALYYLPYRYEDRSNIRKISDLRYSSLETAAGKIVSAEVIKLPGKNLKIFELTIYDGSGILKGKWFNQPYMKKIFKLGQEILLCGIVKRNPYWGIGFEMDNPEYEIITDEDISIHMNRIVPIYRVTSGLSVRQMRSILYNIINTFTKTLCDHLPKEVRERNTLPDLSKSISEVHFPSSVTDIEILNRWATEYHRRLSFDELFMLELGLAVMKKGFTQEKGISFNPEGKLLRKFIEILPFKLTMAQKKIFNEILRDMKKPNPMNRLIQGDVGCGKTVVALMAMLVATECGYQSTLMAPTEILAEQHYLNIYKLLEDLGLKICLLTGSKKDRPLDKIAAGEVDIIVGTHALIQESVTFSKLGLVVIDEQHRFGVIQRSLLRKKGINPDVLVMTATPIPRTLSLTLYGDLDYSIIDELPPNRRPITTILVKSSQKEYIYRLIKEEVKKGRQVYVVYPIIEESEKIDLKSAILGKKAFEKVFPYLKIGLIHGKMKAIERETIMTAFKHGEIQILVSTTVIEVGVDVPNATLMVIIHAERFGLSQLHQLRGRIGRSSHKSYCILVAYEPYGEEAKRRLNIMVKTNDGFKIAEEDLAIRGPGEFFGTRQSGVPDLKIANIVRDASLLNEARKEAFNIIDIDPELLSFPSLKNSLEQFWHGKIELFKTG from the coding sequence ATGGATAAGGACCCTTCAGATTTTCAAATCCAGTATATAAAGGGTGTAGGCCCATATCGTGCAAAACTCCTAACTCGTCTCGGCATCAAAACAGTAAAAGATGCATTATATTACCTCCCTTACCGATATGAAGACAGAAGTAACATTCGTAAAATAAGCGACTTGAGATATAGCAGTCTTGAAACTGCGGCAGGTAAAATAGTTTCTGCTGAGGTCATAAAATTGCCAGGCAAAAACTTGAAAATATTTGAGCTGACTATCTATGACGGAAGCGGCATTCTGAAAGGCAAATGGTTTAACCAGCCTTATATGAAGAAAATTTTTAAATTGGGGCAGGAAATTTTACTCTGCGGCATTGTAAAAAGAAATCCTTATTGGGGGATTGGCTTTGAAATGGACAATCCTGAATATGAGATTATTACCGATGAAGATATCTCTATTCATATGAACCGTATTGTACCGATATACAGAGTGACAAGTGGACTGTCTGTAAGACAGATGCGGTCAATACTATACAACATCATCAATACATTTACAAAAACACTTTGTGATCATTTGCCTAAGGAGGTAAGGGAAAGGAATACCTTACCGGATTTATCAAAAAGTATATCAGAGGTCCATTTCCCAAGTTCAGTCACCGATATCGAAATCCTAAATAGATGGGCAACAGAATATCACAGAAGACTTTCTTTTGATGAACTTTTTATGCTCGAACTTGGCCTTGCAGTTATGAAAAAAGGCTTTACACAAGAAAAAGGCATCTCCTTCAATCCTGAAGGAAAACTCTTGAGAAAATTCATTGAGATACTTCCATTCAAACTAACCATGGCTCAGAAAAAAATATTCAATGAAATTCTCAGAGATATGAAAAAACCAAATCCAATGAATAGGCTTATTCAGGGCGATGTGGGATGTGGTAAAACAGTAGTTGCTTTAATGGCAATGCTCGTGGCAACAGAATGCGGCTATCAATCAACTCTGATGGCCCCAACAGAAATTCTTGCAGAACAGCACTATCTCAATATATATAAACTGTTAGAAGATCTCGGACTTAAAATATGCCTTTTGACTGGTAGCAAAAAGGATAGACCACTCGATAAGATAGCTGCTGGTGAGGTCGACATCATTGTTGGCACACATGCATTAATTCAAGAGTCAGTAACTTTTTCGAAGCTTGGACTTGTAGTCATAGATGAACAGCACAGATTCGGAGTTATACAGAGGTCTCTATTAAGAAAAAAAGGGATTAATCCTGATGTTCTTGTCATGACTGCCACACCTATCCCGAGGACACTTTCTCTTACACTTTATGGAGATTTAGATTACTCAATTATTGACGAACTTCCTCCAAACAGAAGACCTATAACTACAATACTTGTTAAATCATCACAAAAGGAATATATTTACAGACTCATAAAAGAAGAAGTCAAAAAGGGAAGACAGGTTTATGTTGTATATCCTATAATAGAAGAGTCTGAAAAAATCGATTTAAAGTCTGCAATCTTAGGGAAAAAAGCCTTCGAAAAAGTATTCCCCTATCTCAAGATAGGCCTGATTCATGGAAAAATGAAGGCTATTGAAAGAGAAACAATCATGACAGCATTCAAACATGGGGAAATACAGATACTTGTCAGCACAACTGTGATAGAGGTCGGAGTAGATGTGCCTAATGCCACCCTTATGGTTATAATACATGCTGAAAGATTCGGACTCTCACAGCTTCATCAACTAAGGGGCAGAATAGGAAGAAGTTCGCATAAATCTTATTGTATACTTGTTGCATATGAACCATATGGCGAGGAGGCTAAGAGGAGATTGAATATTATGGTTAAGACAAATGATGGCTTTAAGATTGCCGAAGAGGATTTAGCCATCAGAGGTCCAGGAGAGTTTTTTGGTACACGTCAATCAGGTGTGCCTGATCTCAAAATCGCCAATATTGTAAGAGATGCTTCACTTCTGAACGAAGCAAGAAAAGAAGCATTCAATATAATTGATATAGACCCTGAGTTGCTCAGTTTTCCCAGCCTGAAGAATTCACTTGAACAGTTCTGGCATGGAAAGATAGAATTGTTTAAAACAGGTTAA
- a CDS encoding prepilin peptidase codes for MEYFIPYILSFLLGSIVGSFLNVCIYRIPRNLSIITPSSRCPSCNTPINAFDNIPLLSYFFLRGRCRICKKRISLRYPLVELLNALLYVFILWRFGIGWHMLIYCLFCSTLIVITFIDLEFQIIPDRITLPGIVIGLITGSFFLFDPFLRYSLLGWKASIIGFLTGGGLFYAIAVLSKGGMGGGDIKMMAMVGAIMGWKSVLLTTFIGSLAGAIFGIFLMIFRGKGRKTKIPFGPFLALGTLATLFYGQEMFNFYFYR; via the coding sequence ATTGAGTATTTTATTCCATATATATTAAGCTTTTTACTTGGCTCTATCGTTGGTTCTTTCCTTAATGTCTGCATTTATAGAATTCCAAGAAATCTTTCGATTATTACACCTTCATCAAGATGTCCTTCCTGTAATACACCAATAAACGCCTTTGATAATATACCATTACTCAGCTATTTTTTCCTTCGAGGAAGATGTAGAATCTGTAAAAAACGAATATCGCTGAGATATCCACTTGTTGAATTACTGAATGCATTATTATATGTATTTATACTCTGGAGATTCGGAATAGGATGGCATATGCTCATCTATTGTCTTTTTTGTTCTACACTGATTGTGATAACTTTCATAGATCTTGAATTCCAGATAATACCCGACCGAATAACTTTACCGGGCATAGTTATAGGACTTATTACAGGTTCCTTTTTTCTCTTTGATCCTTTCCTGAGATACTCTCTTCTTGGATGGAAAGCATCCATTATTGGCTTCCTGACAGGGGGTGGATTATTTTATGCTATTGCAGTATTAAGCAAAGGTGGAATGGGAGGAGGAGACATCAAAATGATGGCAATGGTCGGTGCTATAATGGGATGGAAATCTGTACTCCTGACTACATTTATTGGCAGTCTTGCAGGAGCAATCTTTGGAATATTTCTCATGATATTCAGAGGAAAAGGTCGCAAGACTAAAATTCCCTTTGGACCATTCCTTGCCCTTGGAACACTTGCAACCCTGTTTTATGGACAGGAGATGTTTAACTTTTATTTTTACAGATAA
- a CDS encoding PAS domain-containing protein: MDTFHELVAKLKEKEKELEILRKKAEDRATAIEGYNENILQSVPSGVISFDDNLRITKVNQSAEKILEMDGKSIIGKYHEEVLNKPITDMLNERKITERGEISYKTNSGKRIWLGLTISPLKDKEGKTIGQILVFTDLTHLKSFEAQMELRDKLASLGEISAGIAHELRNPMAVIAGYTKLLYKKVDESMKATVGAISKEISVMDRIITDFLSFAKPLELTISNIDLKSLIEKCISSLREERTDIKFFLNFQEIPLIKGDEVLLRQAFTNLIQNSTEAMPQGGELKITADKDDYLNVSISDSGHGISENIIDKIFLPFFTTKEKGTGLGLAIVHKIIISHGGSISVTSNEKGTTFRIRFPIK, from the coding sequence GTGGACACCTTTCATGAACTTGTAGCCAAGCTGAAAGAGAAGGAAAAAGAACTCGAGATTCTTCGCAAAAAAGCTGAAGATAGGGCTACTGCAATCGAAGGTTATAATGAAAATATTCTTCAGAGTGTTCCAAGTGGGGTTATAAGCTTTGATGACAATCTGAGGATTACAAAGGTTAATCAATCTGCTGAAAAGATACTCGAAATGGATGGAAAGAGCATCATAGGCAAATATCATGAAGAAGTTTTGAACAAACCGATTACTGATATGCTAAATGAAAGAAAAATCACAGAAAGGGGTGAAATAAGTTATAAAACAAACTCAGGCAAAAGGATATGGTTGGGGCTTACAATTTCCCCACTAAAAGACAAGGAGGGAAAGACAATAGGTCAGATCCTCGTTTTTACCGATCTTACCCATCTCAAGTCATTCGAGGCTCAAATGGAATTGAGGGATAAACTCGCCAGTCTTGGTGAAATATCAGCCGGCATCGCTCACGAGTTAAGGAATCCGATGGCAGTAATTGCAGGATATACAAAACTTCTTTATAAAAAAGTGGATGAATCCATGAAAGCTACGGTCGGAGCTATATCAAAAGAGATATCAGTAATGGACAGAATTATTACGGATTTTCTCTCATTTGCAAAACCTCTTGAACTTACAATTTCTAATATTGATCTTAAGTCACTTATAGAGAAATGTATTTCTTCATTAAGGGAAGAAAGAACTGATATTAAATTTTTTCTAAATTTTCAGGAAATACCTTTAATTAAAGGTGATGAAGTTCTTCTCAGACAGGCATTCACAAATCTTATACAGAACTCGACCGAAGCAATGCCTCAAGGTGGTGAACTGAAAATAACTGCGGATAAGGATGATTATCTCAATGTATCTATTTCAGATTCAGGTCATGGAATTTCAGAGAATATAATTGACAAAATCTTTTTGCCATTTTTTACTACAAAAGAAAAAGGTACAGGACTTGGTCTTGCTATTGTCCACAAGATTATTATTTCCCACGGAGGCAGTATTTCTGTCACAAGCAATGAAAAAGGGACTACATTCAGAATCAGATTCCCTATAAAATAA
- the panB gene encoding 3-methyl-2-oxobutanoate hydroxymethyltransferase: MSKITILDLLKKKSEKRKITMITAYDYPFARIVDEAGIDGIIVGDSVGMVVQGLENTLPVTMDEMIYHTKIVSKAVNNAMIIGDLPFMSYQASIEEGVRNAGRFIKEAGATCVKIEGGAEVAEHIRRMTKSDIPVMAHIGLTPQSIHRMGGYRVQGKTEEAARRLIEEAHIAEDAGACSLLLEAIPMKLAKTITDSISIPTIGIGAGPYCDGQVLVLHDVLGLFERFLPKFAKRYVNLKEEALKAIKTYKEEVENGIFPSEEQSFK; encoded by the coding sequence ATGTCAAAAATAACAATTCTTGATCTTCTTAAAAAAAAGAGTGAAAAAAGAAAGATTACGATGATTACTGCATATGATTATCCTTTTGCACGGATAGTTGACGAGGCGGGAATAGATGGTATTATAGTGGGTGATTCCGTTGGTATGGTTGTGCAAGGACTTGAAAACACTTTGCCGGTGACGATGGATGAAATGATATATCATACTAAAATTGTTTCAAAAGCAGTAAATAATGCAATGATCATCGGCGACCTTCCTTTTATGTCTTATCAAGCAAGCATAGAAGAAGGGGTAAGAAATGCAGGCAGATTTATAAAAGAAGCTGGGGCTACCTGTGTGAAAATAGAAGGTGGGGCCGAAGTGGCTGAACATATCAGAAGAATGACGAAATCAGATATTCCTGTTATGGCACATATCGGCCTCACACCTCAGTCCATTCACAGAATGGGTGGGTATAGAGTTCAGGGTAAAACTGAAGAAGCTGCGAGAAGATTAATTGAAGAAGCTCATATTGCCGAGGATGCTGGAGCTTGTTCACTACTTCTTGAGGCGATACCTATGAAACTTGCGAAAACTATTACCGATTCAATCTCCATACCAACTATTGGTATTGGCGCAGGGCCATATTGTGATGGTCAGGTTCTCGTCTTACATGATGTTCTGGGTCTATTTGAGAGGTTTTTACCAAAATTTGCAAAACGATATGTAAATCTGAAAGAAGAAGCATTAAAGGCAATTAAAACATATAAGGAAGAGGTCGAAAACGGCATCTTCCCTTCAGAAGAACAGAGTTTCAAATAA
- a CDS encoding YkgJ family cysteine cluster protein, translating into MNFYRQRRKEKSLRSYCIRCGTCCKRGGPVLHDKDKAILLAGYAGHQHLVTLRKGEMVYDPVTRKLGKNQKELLKVLGKNENWSCIFFSEKDSSCKIYRHRFIECRLLKCWDPSDLISIIGKDNLSRADIINPDDPILDIIKAHEQQCSCDEFSNLVSLIKRGKDYKKNLELLSELVKRDITIREYAKNELGLKVEFELFIFGRPFTDMLKTHGISIR; encoded by the coding sequence ATGAATTTTTACCGTCAAAGGAGAAAAGAAAAAAGCTTAAGGTCATACTGTATAAGGTGTGGAACATGTTGTAAAAGAGGTGGCCCGGTTTTGCATGATAAGGACAAAGCAATATTATTGGCAGGATATGCTGGTCATCAGCATCTTGTAACATTGAGAAAAGGAGAGATGGTGTATGACCCTGTTACAAGAAAGCTGGGGAAAAACCAGAAAGAATTATTAAAAGTATTGGGTAAAAATGAAAACTGGTCTTGTATTTTTTTCAGTGAAAAGGATTCATCATGTAAGATTTACAGACATCGGTTTATAGAATGTCGTCTGCTTAAGTGTTGGGACCCTTCGGACTTGATAAGTATAATAGGAAAAGATAACCTTTCCCGTGCAGATATTATCAATCCTGATGATCCCATTCTGGATATTATTAAGGCTCATGAGCAACAATGCTCTTGTGACGAATTTAGTAATCTTGTATCACTTATAAAACGAGGCAAAGATTATAAAAAGAATCTCGAATTATTATCTGAACTTGTAAAAAGAGATATTACTATCCGTGAGTATGCAAAAAATGAATTGGGGCTTAAAGTGGAGTTCGAACTTTTTATATTCGGTAGACCATTTACTGATATGCTTAAGACACATGGTATTTCTATTCGCTAA